Genomic DNA from Hymenobacter jejuensis:
ATGCCGGAGGGCGCACGCAGCACTACCCTGTCACGCTGCGCCGTGCCGTGGATACGCTTTACTTCCCGTCGGCCACTAGGCCTGATCTGGTGAACGTGGACGCCGAAAAAGTGCTGCTTTGGCAAAAGCAGGACAATAAATCGCTGGCAGAATTTGCCTATCAATTTCGCCACGCGCCCCGCTACCTCGACCGCCGCGAAGCCTTAGCAGCCGCCAAAGCCCAAATAGCCAACCCATTGGCGCAGAAGATTTTAGTAGCGGGTTTGCTCGACAAGTCGCCCGCGCTGCGCAGCTTGGCCATCGACCAGCTCGACCTTCAGAACTCAGCCCTGCGCAAAGCCGCGGCGCCCGTTTTGGCGAAACTGGCGACCAACGATTCGGTGGTGCAGGTGCAGGCGGCGGCCCTGCTGGCATTAGGTACGCTGAAAGAGAAACGCTACGCCAAGCTGTTTGGTAAAGCGCTGGAAAGCAAATCGTACCGGGTGCAGGGCGCGGCGTTGCAGGCGATGTTGCCTCTGGATCCGAAGCAGGCGCTAGCGCGCGCGACGGCCTTCGAGGCTGACAACAAGGGCGCCTTGACGGTTGCTTTGGTGGAAGTGTACGGCCAGGCTGGCGGCCCGGCGAAGTGGCCGCTGGTCATGGCCAAGTTCGACGCGGCCGACGCAAACGGGCGCTTCAACATGCTGTCGGGATTCGCTGCACTGCTCGGACGCCTCGACGACCCAACGGCTTTACGCCAAGGCATTACGCGCATCAAAGACTTGGCGGTGCGCTACAAGCCTTACGGCGTGGATGCCCGCCTCATTGCGTTGCTGCGCGAATTGCAACAGCACCAAGCCACTCGCCCCAATGCGGCCGAAACAACTACGCTAGTCGAGCAGGCCGTGGCAGAGATTCAGGCGGCCAAGTAGCGTAGCGGCGGTTGGGTTTCGGTTAAAAGCAACCTCTGAGGAGCAGTAGGAAACGGTATTATTTGGGCAATGCACAAACGGGCGATGCCAATCCCAGTGAAACCCAATATATTATCAAGATTATTACAAGCTGCTTCCGGCATTCTGTTTCGCCTAACTCCGCTTCTCATGACAAAACCCTCTACTTCCTTTCGCCGTCCGCTGTTGTCTGGTGCCGCGGCTTGTATGTTGGGCTTGCTCGCCGTGGCACCCAGCCCAGCAGCCGCCCAAACCAGCATATCGCCCGCTAAGCTGGAAGCCCTCAAGAAAGAGCTGACCGCCGAAATCGACAAGCAGCAGAAGTCGACGCAGCAGATGGTGGATATGGTCTTCAGCTTTGGCGAGCTGGGCTTTCAGGAAGTAGAAACCTCGCGCTACCTGACCGACATTCTGAAGAAAAACGGCTTCAAAATCGAGCAAGGCATTGCAGGTATCCCCACGGCCTGGACGGCCACTTGGGGTTCGGGCAAGCCGCTGATTGCCGTGGGCAGCGACATCGACTGCATTCCCAAGGCCTCGCAAAAGCCGGGCGTCGCGTACCACGACCCCATTATTGCCGGAGCGCCGGGCCACGGCGAAGGCCACAACTCGGGCGTGCCCCTCAACATCACGGCCGTGCTGGCGCTCAAGAAAATCATGGAGCGCGAGAAAATTCCCGGCACGCTGATGCTCTGGCCGGGCGTGGCCGAAGAATTGGTGGGCGCGAAAGCCTACTTCGTCCGCGATGGCTACTTCAAAAACGTGGATGCCTGCATTTTCACCCACGTCGGCGATAACCTGAGCGTGGCGTACGGCGACGCGGGCAACAACGGGCTGGTTTCGGTCACGTTCAATTTTGAAGGGGCTGCTGCCCACGCGGCCGGCGCGCCGTGGCGGGGCCGCAGCGCCCTCGACGCCGTGGAATTGATGGACATCGGCTGGAATTACCACCGCGAGCACATGGAGGTCACGCAGCGCTCGCACTACGTAATCACCGACGGCGGCGACCAGCCCAACGTCGTGCCCTCGAAGGCGTCGGTGTGGTATTATTTCCGCGACCGTACCTACCCCAAGATTCAGCAGATGTACCAAGACGGCATCAAAATGGCCGAAGGCGCTACGCTAATGACCAATACCACAATGACTTACGAAGTATTGGGTAGCGCGTGGCCGGGTCATATGAACAAACCGATCGCGGAAGCGATGTACAAAAACATCCAAACGGTGGGGCTGCCCACTTGGAGCGAGGCCGATCAGATTCTGGCCCGAGCTGCCCAGAAAGAAACCAAAGCGCCCAAAACCGACCGCCGCAACAAGCCCATCGACGGCTTGGCTACCCAGCTGGATTCGCTCAAAAAGCCCGAAACGTTCTCCATCGGCGGCGGCTCCGATGACATCGCGGACATCTCCTGGAACGTGCCTACGGTGGTATTGAGCTACCCCGCCAACATTCCCGGTTTGCCCGGCCACCACTGGGCCAACGCAATTGCCATGGCCACGCCCATCGCCCACAAGGGGGTCACGGCGGGCGCCAAAGCCGAAGCCCTGACGCTTTTGGACATGCTGGTGAAGCCGGAGATCATCAAGGACGCTTGGACGTATTTCAAGGATGTTCAGACCAAGGAAGTCAAGTACACGCCGCTGGTTTCCAAGACCGACAAGCCCGCTATCACCCTGAATAAGAGCATCATGGCGGAATACCGGCCGCAGATGAAGAAGTACTACTACAATCCCAGTAAATACAAAACTTACCTAGAGCAGTTGGGCATCAAGTACCCGACCATCCGCACGGATAACGTGCCAGCCGCTGGTGCCGGCGGCGAATAACCTACTCCCCCTAACTATTTGCTTGTCAAGTAGTTAGGAGAATACTTTAAATCAACTGGTTATCAAGTACATCTAAAAGCGCCCGCACGACACCGAGCGCTCAACTTGTCACGTATTCTTCCGCATGAACCAAGTGTACAGAACCACAATTGGCCTGCTGGTGTCGGGCCTGACAATCGCGATGCCGCTGAGCGGATCGGCCCAACAGAAAAAGCCGGCACCCAAAAAAACAACTTCCGCCGATGCGCGCGACGCCATCCGCGAGAGTGACCTGAAGCGCGATTTGTTTGCGCTGGCCGGCGATCACTACCGCGGCCGCGAAGGCGGCACGCTCGACGAATTGCGCGCTTCCGCCTGGATTGCCGAGCAGATGCGCGCCATCGGGGCCCAGCCCGCCGGCGACGACGGCACGTATTTCCAGTTTTTCCACATCCAGCGCACCCGCATCACCAAGGGCAGCCGCCTGAGCATTGGCAGCCACCAGCTCAAGGTGAATGAAGATGCAATCATCACGGTACCAGGCATTTCCTCGGTGAATGCACCCATGGTGTTTGTGGGCACCGGCACGCCGGAGGAAGTCGCCAAAGTCGATATCAAAGGCAAAGCCGTGGCGCTGGTGTTTTCGGGCACGCCACCGGCCAGCACGATTTTTCGCTACTTCCTGAACACGACCATGCGCACCCGCTCGGCCGAGTTGGTGAAGGCTGGCGCGGTGGCCGTGGTGTACGTATCGGATGCGCGGGCACAGGAGATTTTTAACCGCTGGGGCACCATCTACGAGCGCGGCCGCTACGACCTGCCCGGCGGCCCCAATACCAAAGTAGCGGAGCAGGCACCAACTATCTGGTTGCCAGAATCCGCGCTTTCTTGGGTGCAGCAGGCCGGACAGCAACTGGTGGCCAACATCAACGTGGAAAGCTTCAGCTATCCGTCCGTCAACATCGTGGCCAAAGTGCCTGGCACCGATGCCAAGCTGAAGGCCGAAAACGTGCTCTTCAGCACCCACCAAGACCACGACGGCGTGCGCCGCGCCGTGGCCGGCGACTCCATCTGGAACGGCGCCGACGACAACGCCACCGGCTGCGCGGGCACGTTGGCCGTGATGCGCGCTTTTGTCAAAAAGCCCGGCCGCCGCACGGCGCTGTTTGTGTTTCACGGCGCCGAAGAACGGGGTTTGCTCGGCTCGCGGTACTATTCGGCCACGCCGACGGTGCCCAAAGAATCCATTGTGGCCGTGCTGAACGCTGAGATGATCGGTCGCAACGCGCCCGACAGTGCCGCGCTGCTGGGCTCGCAACGCCCCCACCGCAACTCCCAGGATTTGGTAAACCTGGCGATGACCGCCAACCAAACCGGCCCGAAGTTTAAGCTCGACACGCTCTGGGACAAGGCCACGCACCCCGAAGGCTGGTATTTCCGCAGCGACCACTTGCCTTATGCGCGTCTGGGCATCCCCGCGATTTGCTATACCACGCTGTTGCACAAGGACTACCACACGCCCAAAGACGAGCCCGACCGCATCAACATCGCCAAAATGGCCAACGTCACCCGCTGGATTTACCTCACGGGATGGGCCGTAGCCAACCGCGATCAGCGCCCCACGCCGGACAAAGATTTCAAGCTGGAACGCTAGCCAGTCGGATGGAAACCCAACCTCTCAGCGGGAAAGTGGCCTTGGTGACGGGCGCCAGCCGCGGCCTGGGCCACAGTATCGCCCGCACGCTGGCCCAGGCCGGCGCCACCGTCATCGTCAATTACCACAGCAGCCCGGCAGCAGCCGACGCCGTAGTGCAGGACATTACGCGCCACAAGGGCCAAGCCTTTGCTATTCAGGCCGATGTAGCCGACACCGCGGCCGTAGAAAGGCTTTTTCGTCAGATTCGGGAACGGGTTGGGGCCGTGGATATTCTGGTGAACAACGCAGGAATTGGCGTGCCAAAGCCGTTTCTGGAAGTCACGCTCGACGATTGGCAGCAGGTGCTGCAAACCAACCTGACGTCGGCTTTCCTGGTTAGCCAAGCCGCGATTCCGGCCATGATGGCCAAACGTTTCGGGCGCCTCATCATGATCTCGTCGACGGCGGCCCAAACGGGTGGCGTCATCGGGCCGCATTACACGGCTTCCAAAGCAGGCCTGCTTGGGTTGGTGCACTCGTACGCTTCCTTGCTGGCGCAGCACGGCATCACGGCCAACGCGGTGGCACCGGCCCTTATCGAGACGGACATGATCAAAGACAACCCCAAGATCACGCCCGATCTGATTCCGATGAAGCGCTTCGGCCAGCCGCAGGAAGTTGCCGACGCGGTGCTCTTGCTGGCCACCAACGGCTACATCAACGGCCAGACCCTCAACGTGAACGGCGGCTTGTACATGAGCTAGCTCCAATTCGCTCGTCATCTACTTCTGCGTCATGCTTACCCGCCTCATTCCTTCCAGCCAAGAGCCTCTTCCCATAATCGGCCTCGGCACTTGGCAGACGTTCGATGCTTCCAGCAAAGCCGCTTATCCGCAGCTTTCACAAACCCTTGACGTACTGCACGTTGCTGGCGGCTCGGTTATCGATTCGTCGCCGATGTACGGGCGGTCGGAGGAAGTAATCGGTGATCTTACGGCGGACTTGGCGGCGCGGGATTCGTTTTTTTACGCCACCAAAGTCTGGACGACGGGCCGGCAGGCAGGTATTCAGCAAATGGAAGCCTCGCTGCGCAAAATGCGTCGCGCCCGCCTCGATCTGATGCAAATCCACAACCTCACGGACTGGAAAACCCACCTCGACACCCTGCGCGATTGGAAGGCCGCGGGCAAAATCCGGTACATCGGCCTCACGCACTACACCGATTCCATGCACGCCGAGCTGGAGCGCATCCTGCGCAAAGAACCCGTTGACTTTGTGCAGTTTAACTACTCTATCCTGGATCGCCACGCCGAGAAAAGCCTGTTGCCGGCCGCCGCAGACCGTGGCGTTGCCACGCTCATCAACCGACCTTTTACCGAAGGCAACCTGCTGGCGCGCGTGAAAGGCAAGGCGTTGCCCGCGTGGGCCAATGAGTTGGGAATCAGCAGCTGGCCGCAGTTTTTCCTGAAATTCATCCTCTCCCACCCGGCCGTTACGTGCATCATCCCCGGCACCCGCGACCCAGCGCATTTGGCCGACAACCTGAAAGCAGGCGAAGGCGAGCTGCCCGATGAAAAAACGCGCGAGCGAATGGCAGCATTTGTATATTCTATATAATTGATAATCAATCAATTATATAGAATCATTCGGTCTCAAATTTAGAACCTCAAGTTTACTTTCTCGTTCGGCATGAGCAGAATTCTACAGTTTCCTGTTTGCTATTTTCTGCTGTTACTCAGCACTTTGGCGCCCAACAGCTACAGCCGTTCACACTCCGCCCCGGCGCTCCTGAAAGAAAAATTTCCGCTTCTGGAAACGACCATCGCCGACATCCACCAGGCGTTTCGGAAAGGCGATTGCAACTGCGAGCAGCTGGTGACGGAATACCTCCGGCGCATCGCCGCCTATGACCAACCGACCAAGCTCAACGCCATTATCCTGACCAACCCGCAGGCCCTCACGACGGCCCGGCAGCTGGACGCGGAGTATCAAAAAACCAAAAAGCTGCGGCCGCTGCATTGTATCCCGCTCATTGTCAAGGACAACTACAACACGGCGGGTCTGCAAACTACGGCGGGCTCGTTGGCCCTCAAAGGCTTTGAACCCGCCGAAGACGCCACCGTCGTCAAGTCGTTGAAGGCGGCCGGAGCCATTGTGCTGGCCAAATCCAACATGGCCGAATGGGCCTTTAGCCCAATGGTTTCGATCAGTTCGATTGCGGGCGAAACGCTCAACCCGTACAACCTGCTGCACGTGCCGGCGGGCTCCAGCGGTGGCACGGCCGCGGCGGTGGCAGCCAATTTTGGAACGGCAGGACTCGGCAGCGACACCGGCAATTCCATCCGCGGGCCATCGTCGCACAACGCGCTGGTTGGGTTTCGGCCAACGCTGGGGCTGGTCAGCCGGGCTGGTATTGCGCCGCTGTATTTGCGCAACGACACCGGCGGCCCCATGACCCGCACCGTTGCCGACGCCACGCGGCTGCTGGAAGTGATGGCCGGCTTCGACCCAGCCGACCCGCTCACCAAGTACAGCGAGGGCAAAATCCCGAAAAGCTACCAGCAGTTTCTCGACAAAAACGGCCTAAAAGGCGCACGCATTGGGGTGTTGCGCACGCTCAGCGAACGCAACCCCGATCCGCAGGTAAAAGCGCTGTTTGAGCAATCGATCGCCGATTTGAAGAAAGCCGGCGCCGACATCATCGACCCCATCGAGGTTCCTGACTTCGCCAGCGTAAGCAAGGATCAGTGGTGCTCGGTTTTTCAGCACGACATCAACGAATACCTCGCGTCTTTGGGGCCAAACGTGCCGGTTAAGAACTTAAACGAGATCATTGCTTCCGGCAAATTCGCGCCGTACATCGCCGAAAACCTCACCTATCATCAGCAGCACGCCGAGGTGCAGCAGGGCACTTCCTGCGCCGATGCCTATTCCGATCCCAAGCGCATCGCCTTCCGCAAAGCCATTACCGACGTGATGGACCGCTACAAAGTGAACGCGCTCATCTACCCCACCTGGAACAACCCGCCCGCCAAAGTAGGCGATTTCAAAGGCTACAAAGGCGATAACAGTCAGCTTATTGCACCGCATACCGGCCAGCCCGCTTTTACCGTGCCCATGGGCTTCACCTACGACAATTTGCCGGCCGGGCTGCAATTCTTGGGGCGCCCCTTCGACGAGCCGACGCTTATCAAGTACACCTTCGCCTACGAACAAGCCACTCACTACCGCCAAGCGCCCAAACTCTTTCCCGCATTGCCTGCTGAGGCGCCGGATAAACAAAAAAGATAGCCCTTAAGCAAGTATTTGATTGTCAATTACTTGCCTAAGGGCTATCTGAAGAGCACGAATGTGCTGTGCAAACGCCGAACGCCGAAGTAACTGCGGCGCAATTAGGTCTGCGTTAGGGAGTTGCCGGCACCGGCTGGCGCAACAGCGGCTGCAATACGCCCCAAACGGTGCGGGCGACCAGTCGGTGCCCCGTCGGCGTGGGATGGATGCCGTCGCGCTGGTTGAAGCGCGCCACCCCACCGACGCCTTCCAGCAGAAATGGGATCAGGGTGAGCTTGTTTTCGCGGGCCAAATCGCCGTAGAGCTTTTTGAAATCGGCGGCGTAGTCGGCGCCTAAGTTGGGCGGTATCTGCATGCCAGCCAGCACAATACGCGCCTGCGGACTGCGACGGCGCACCGTATCGATGATGGCTTGCAGGTTGCGGCGGGTCGCGGAAAGTGGCAGGCCGCGCAGGCCGTCGTTGCCACCCAATTCGAGCACAAATACGGCCACGGGGCGGCGCAGCACCCAGCCCACGCGGCTTCGTCCCCCGGCCGTGGTTTCGCCACTCAGGCCCGCGTTCACGACGGTATAGCCCAAGCCGGCCGAATCAATTTTTTGTCCCACCAACGCCGGAAAAGCCTGTTCGGGCTCCACGCCGAGGCCAGCCGTGATGCTGTTGCCGAAGAAAAGAATGGTTTGCTTGGCTGAGGCGGACGCCGGCTTCGCAGGCGGTGGAGCTGCGTTTTCGGCCGGTGCGGTGGCTACATCGGCGGCGGGCTGGGAGCTGTTGCTGCCGCAACTAATGCAAAGGGCGAGCAGCAACCCGCAACTAAGTATGGACGGAACTGTTTTCATGCGGACAACGATTTTTTTGGGTATATGCGTAACGGTGGAAAGTATCCCAAAGGTTGAAACGTCTTGTAAGTTACCGTTTGATCAACCCGTTATCTCGCTCTTATTCTTTGTTTTAGCGCCGCCTCGCAGCGGTTTATTCCTTCCTGATTCGTGCTGAAAGTAGAAAACCTCACCAAATCATACACCAGCGGCGGCAGGTCCCTGACCGTGCTGGAGTCCGTCAGCTTCGAGCTGCAACCCGGCGACACCTTTTCCATTGTGGGCCCAAGCGGCAGCGGCAAAACCACGCTTCTGGGCTTGTGCGCCGGCCTCGACCGGGCCTCGTCGGGCAGCGTGTGGCTAAACGGCATTCGGCTCGACGACCTTAGCGAAGACCAACGGGCAGCCGTGCGCAACGAACACGTGGGCTTCATCTTTCAGAATTTCCAGTTGCTGCCCACCCTTACTGCCCTCGAGAACGTGCTGGTACCCTTGGAGTTACGCGGCGTAAAGGGCGGCGCCAACACGGCGCAGGCGCTGCTGGAGCGCGTGGGGTTGGGCGGCCGCGGCCACCACTACCCGACTCAGCTTTCCGGCGGCGAGCAACAGCGCGTTTCCCTGGCGCGGGCCTTCGCCAATCGGCCCAAAATTCTGTTTGCCGACGAGCCCACCGGCAACCTCGACGCCGATACCAGCGCCACGGTGGTCGAGTTGCTGTTTGAACTAAACCGCGAGGCCGGCACGACGCTGGTGCTCGTCACGCACGACCTGGAACTGGCCGCCAAAACCCAGCGCGTCGTGCGCATTAAGGGCGGCTCGGTCGTTTCCGATTCACTTGTCCAGCAGGCGGTTGCGCCCGTTTCGGCCTCATGAGTAACCTGCCTTCGGCTCGCCCCGGCGTGGCATGGCTCTGGCGCATGGCCTGGCGCGACAGCCGCCGCAGCCGCTCGCGGTTGCTGCTCTTTATCTCGGCCATTGTGCTGGGAATTGCGGCGCTGGTGGGCATCAACGGCTTCGGCGACAACCTCGCCCGCAGCATTGATGAACAGGCCCGCGAGCTGCTGGGCGCCGACTTAGTGGTATCGTCGACGCAACCCTTCGAACCCGGCCTGCAACCCACGCTGCGCAAGCTGAGCCCGACGCGCAGCAACGAGGTAGCTTTTGCCTCGATGGTGCAATTCCCTAAGGGACAAGGAGTTCGCTTAGCGCAAATTCGAGCGCTTACGGGCGGCTTTCCTTATTACGGCGACTGGGTGCTGGAGCCCGCAGCAGCGGTGGCGGCCTTCCGGCAAGCGTCGGCTTCGCAGCAGCGCGTGGCGTTGGTCGATGATGCGCTGTTGGTTCAGTTTGGCGCCCAGCCCGGCGATTCCATTAAAGTTGGGAAGCTGACCTTCCTGATTGCGGGACGCGTGCGCAAAACACCGGGGCAGTCGGGTTTCAGCGCGGCCGTAGCCCCGACGGTTTTCATTCCGGGTTCTTTGCTCAGCCAAACCGGTCTGGTGCAGCGCGGTAGCCGTATTCAATACCGCATCTACTACCAGTTTGCAGCAGGCACCGATGTCGATCGCCTCATCAAGCCCCTCGAAGCTCGTTTCGACAAGGCCAACATCGACACCGATACCGTGGCCAGCCGCAAAAAGCAAACGGGCCGGTCCTTCGCCGACCTGACGCGCTTTCTGAATCTGGTGGCGTTTGTGGCGCTGCTGCTGGGGTGCGTGGGCGTGGCCAGCGCCGTGAGCCTGTACGTGCGCGAAAAAGTGTCTGCTGTAGCGGTGCTGCGCTGCTTAGGAGCCAGCGGCCAGCAGGCTTTGCTGATTTATCTGCTCCAAACGGCTCTCATGGGCTTGCTGGGCGCTGTGGTAGGTGCGGCATTGGGCACCGCCGTACAACTACTTCTGCCCCAGGTGTTTGCCGGATTTTTACCGGTGGCGGTGCGCGTGGCCATTTCGTGGTCGGCGGTGCTGCAAGGCGTGCTGACCGGCGTGCTGGTGGCGGTGTTGTTTGCGCTGCTGCCTCTGTTGAGCATCCGGCGCGTGTCGCCGTTGCGGACGCTGCGGGCGTCGTTTGAGGAAGACTCCTCCCGCCCCGATCCGCTGCGCCTGGCGGTGTTCCTGCTGATTGCGGTCTTCATTACGGGCTTCGCGTACCTGCAAACCCGCGAGTGGAAGCAAGCGCTAGGGTTTGCGGCCGGGCTGGTAGTGGCCTTCGGGGCGCTGGCAGGCTTGGCGCAGGGGTTGCGTCTATTGGTGCGTCGCTACTTCCCTACCTCCTGGAGTTACGTCTGGCGGCAAGGACTAGCCAATTTGTATCGCCCTAATAATCAGACCATTACTTTAACTGTTTCGATTGGGCTTGGCGTGTTCCTACTGGCGACGCTGTACATGCTCCAAGGCCTGCTGCTGGGCCGGGTGCAGTTGGCCGGCGGTGGCCAACAACCCAACTTAGTATTGTTCGACATTCAGCCGGAGCAGCGGGTGGGCGTCAACCAAATCATTCAGAATCAGCACCTACCGATTTTGCAGCAAGTGCCCGTGGTGACCATGCGGCTGGCGGCCATCAACGGACGCTCGGGGGCCGATTTCCAAAAAGACAGCGCCCGGGGCGTCCCCAAATGGGCTTTTAGCCGCGAATACCGCGTCACGTACCGCAACAAGCTCATCACGTCGGAGAAGTTGGAAGCCGGGCAGCGCCCAGCGCTGGCGGCGGATGGAACGCCGCGTATTTCCATTGAAGATGGCTATTTCAAACGCCTCAAGCTCAAGCTCGGCGACACGCTGACGTTTAACGTGCAGGGTGTGCCCATTAACACCGTCGTCGGCGGCACGCGCATCGTCGACTGGACGCAGATTCAAACCAACTTTTTAGTTGTGTTTCCGAGCGGGGTGTTGGAAGCGGCACCGCAGTTCTACGCCCTCATGACCCGCGTTCCCAACAACGCCGTACTAGGCTCGGTGCAGCGCGCGCTGGTAAGCCGTTATCCCAACGTGTCGGCCATCGACCTAGGCCTGATTCTGCAAACGCTGGACGATATTCTGGGCAAGATATCCTTCGTTATCCGCTTTATGGCCCTGTTCAGCATCGCTACGGGGTTGCTGGTGCTGGCCAGTTCGGTGGTTGTAAGTCGCTACCAGCGGGTGCAGGAAAGTGTGTTGCTGCGCACGCTGGGCGCCAGCCGGCGCCAAATTCTGCGCATTACGTTGGTCGAATACGCGGTATTGGGGCTCTTGGCCGCTTTGGCTGGCTTGGTGCTGGCGAGTGCGGCAGCGTGGGCGCTGGCCTACTGGGTATTTGAGGTCAATTTTGCTCCCGAGCCGGGGCCACTATTGCTGCTGGCTGCCTTCACAACGATTCTCACCGTCCTGATCGGGTTGCTTAACAGCCGGGAGGTGCTCACGCGCCCGCCGCTGGAGGTGTTGCGCGGCGAAGCGGGATAAATACGTAGTATTTAAAGTTTTTCTACGTATTTATCACCGATAATTTTCGAAGGAATACGGGTTTACCACCAATTGCGCGTCTTGCTACAACCTTGCGGGTGTGGGGTAGTAAATGACTCAGGTTCGGAGGGCTTCTGAATGTGGCCACATGCCGTGGCTTCTCACTTAAAAAAAGCGCTGGGAATCGGGTTACTTTCTCCTCACCCTTTAAAGCAACGATATATGCTAGCAATGAGTTTTCGCGGCCCGCAGCGGGTCCGCGTACAGCAGAAACCCATGCCCGAGATCAAGCATCCGGAGGATGCAATTGTACGGGTAACGCGCTCCTGCATCTGCGGCTCCGACCTACATTTATACAACGGCAACGTCCCGGACACCCGCGTAGGCATGACCTTTGGCCACGAATTCATTGGCGAAGTTGTAGAAATCGGCTCGGAAGTTACCAAGCTCAAAGTGGGCGACATGGTAATAGTGCCATTTAATGTGGCTTGCGGTCGGTGTCATTTTTGCAAACAAGGCATGTTCGGCAACTGCCACGAAGCCAACCCCGAAGCAACAGCTGTGGGCGGCTTTTTCGGCTACGCCCACATTGGGGGCGGGTACGACGGCGGTCAGGCCGAATACGCTCGCGTTCCATACGCCAACGTCAGCCCGACGGTGATTCCGGAAGGCATGGACCCCGACGACGCGGTGCTGCTCACCGACGTAGTTCCGACAGGCTACCAAGCCGCCGAAATGGCTGGCATTCAGCCCGGTGACACGGTCGTGGTGTTCGGTGCTGGCCCGGTGGGCATTATGGCCGCGCGGTGCGCCTGGCTGTTTGGAGCCGGCCGCGTCATCGTGCTTGACGAGTACGACTACCGCTTGGAGTTTGTGAAAAACTACGCCAAGTGCGAGGCCTACAATTTCAAAAAGGACATGGAAGATGTAGCCATGTTCATTAAGAAGCAAACCGATTGGATGGGTGCCGACTGCTGCATTGATGCCGTGGGCGCGGAAGCTGCCGGCAACGCTGTGCAGACCATCACGGGCCGCAAGCTGCTGCTGCAAGGTGGCTCGGCTACGGCAATGCACTGGGCCATCAACTCAGTGAAAAAGGGGGGGATTATCTCAGTGGTAGGCGTTTATGGTCCCACGGACAACCTGATTCCACTGGGCAACTTCATGAACAAGGGCCTCACCATGCGCGGCAACCAAACCTCCGTGAAGCGCCTGCTGCCCCGTCTTATCGAACACGTGCAAAATGGCACGCTCAATCCGAAAGGCATCATCACGCACCGTATTCCGTTGGAAGAAGCTGCGGAGGGCTATCGCCTTTTTTCCGATAAGCTCGACAATATCATCAAACCCGTCTTGATTCCTCCTTCCGCCCGATAACCCCCACAACCATGGAACCGACTATCAACAACAGCAAGCCATCTCGCGCGCGCACCAAAACTCCGCCGACTGACCTGCCCGGCTGGGGCATCGACGCGGACCCCAAAAATGACCCTACCTACCCCATGAAGCAACGCACCGACGCGGAGCAGACGGGCTACAGCTGGGAAAGACCAACTTTGCAACAGCCCGACGTCGAGATACTTAAGTCGCTCGAACGGCCCAACCTGACGGCTGTGTTCGGCACGTCTACGCCGCCTAGCGGTTTGAGTGGCATGCTCCGTCGCCACGCCTACGCCAACTACAGCGAAAACGACAACCGGCACTGGTTCACGCTTGTGCTAGCCGACAAGATCAACGTGGTTGAATGCGTCCTCGACGATTTGGCCAGCGGCCATGTGCCCAACATCTTCAAGGAGAAAGGCTACAAAGCTTCTTGGCAACACGACCG
This window encodes:
- a CDS encoding amidohydrolase, translated to MTKPSTSFRRPLLSGAAACMLGLLAVAPSPAAAQTSISPAKLEALKKELTAEIDKQQKSTQQMVDMVFSFGELGFQEVETSRYLTDILKKNGFKIEQGIAGIPTAWTATWGSGKPLIAVGSDIDCIPKASQKPGVAYHDPIIAGAPGHGEGHNSGVPLNITAVLALKKIMEREKIPGTLMLWPGVAEELVGAKAYFVRDGYFKNVDACIFTHVGDNLSVAYGDAGNNGLVSVTFNFEGAAAHAAGAPWRGRSALDAVELMDIGWNYHREHMEVTQRSHYVITDGGDQPNVVPSKASVWYYFRDRTYPKIQQMYQDGIKMAEGATLMTNTTMTYEVLGSAWPGHMNKPIAEAMYKNIQTVGLPTWSEADQILARAAQKETKAPKTDRRNKPIDGLATQLDSLKKPETFSIGGGSDDIADISWNVPTVVLSYPANIPGLPGHHWANAIAMATPIAHKGVTAGAKAEALTLLDMLVKPEIIKDAWTYFKDVQTKEVKYTPLVSKTDKPAITLNKSIMAEYRPQMKKYYYNPSKYKTYLEQLGIKYPTIRTDNVPAAGAGGE
- a CDS encoding M28 family peptidase, translating into MNQVYRTTIGLLVSGLTIAMPLSGSAQQKKPAPKKTTSADARDAIRESDLKRDLFALAGDHYRGREGGTLDELRASAWIAEQMRAIGAQPAGDDGTYFQFFHIQRTRITKGSRLSIGSHQLKVNEDAIITVPGISSVNAPMVFVGTGTPEEVAKVDIKGKAVALVFSGTPPASTIFRYFLNTTMRTRSAELVKAGAVAVVYVSDARAQEIFNRWGTIYERGRYDLPGGPNTKVAEQAPTIWLPESALSWVQQAGQQLVANINVESFSYPSVNIVAKVPGTDAKLKAENVLFSTHQDHDGVRRAVAGDSIWNGADDNATGCAGTLAVMRAFVKKPGRRTALFVFHGAEERGLLGSRYYSATPTVPKESIVAVLNAEMIGRNAPDSAALLGSQRPHRNSQDLVNLAMTANQTGPKFKLDTLWDKATHPEGWYFRSDHLPYARLGIPAICYTTLLHKDYHTPKDEPDRINIAKMANVTRWIYLTGWAVANRDQRPTPDKDFKLER
- a CDS encoding 3-oxoacyl-ACP reductase family protein, coding for METQPLSGKVALVTGASRGLGHSIARTLAQAGATVIVNYHSSPAAADAVVQDITRHKGQAFAIQADVADTAAVERLFRQIRERVGAVDILVNNAGIGVPKPFLEVTLDDWQQVLQTNLTSAFLVSQAAIPAMMAKRFGRLIMISSTAAQTGGVIGPHYTASKAGLLGLVHSYASLLAQHGITANAVAPALIETDMIKDNPKITPDLIPMKRFGQPQEVADAVLLLATNGYINGQTLNVNGGLYMS
- a CDS encoding aldo/keto reductase codes for the protein MLTRLIPSSQEPLPIIGLGTWQTFDASSKAAYPQLSQTLDVLHVAGGSVIDSSPMYGRSEEVIGDLTADLAARDSFFYATKVWTTGRQAGIQQMEASLRKMRRARLDLMQIHNLTDWKTHLDTLRDWKAAGKIRYIGLTHYTDSMHAELERILRKEPVDFVQFNYSILDRHAEKSLLPAAADRGVATLINRPFTEGNLLARVKGKALPAWANELGISSWPQFFLKFILSHPAVTCIIPGTRDPAHLADNLKAGEGELPDEKTRERMAAFVYSI
- a CDS encoding amidase family protein, which encodes MSRILQFPVCYFLLLLSTLAPNSYSRSHSAPALLKEKFPLLETTIADIHQAFRKGDCNCEQLVTEYLRRIAAYDQPTKLNAIILTNPQALTTARQLDAEYQKTKKLRPLHCIPLIVKDNYNTAGLQTTAGSLALKGFEPAEDATVVKSLKAAGAIVLAKSNMAEWAFSPMVSISSIAGETLNPYNLLHVPAGSSGGTAAAVAANFGTAGLGSDTGNSIRGPSSHNALVGFRPTLGLVSRAGIAPLYLRNDTGGPMTRTVADATRLLEVMAGFDPADPLTKYSEGKIPKSYQQFLDKNGLKGARIGVLRTLSERNPDPQVKALFEQSIADLKKAGADIIDPIEVPDFASVSKDQWCSVFQHDINEYLASLGPNVPVKNLNEIIASGKFAPYIAENLTYHQQHAEVQQGTSCADAYSDPKRIAFRKAITDVMDRYKVNALIYPTWNNPPAKVGDFKGYKGDNSQLIAPHTGQPAFTVPMGFTYDNLPAGLQFLGRPFDEPTLIKYTFAYEQATHYRQAPKLFPALPAEAPDKQKR